A window of Micromonospora sp. WMMC415 genomic DNA:
ACGATCCAGCGGCGACGCCTCGGACTGGCGCTGAAGCGCGCACGCGAAGAGGCTGGCAAGACTCAGGACGACGCTGCCGCCGTCATCGATGCCGCCGCCAGCAAGGTCAGTCGGCTCGAACTGGGCCAGTCAGGGATCAAGCTGACCGACCTCAACGTGTTGCTCGACCTTTACGGCGTAGTCGGCGAGGAAGCGGAGACACTCCGCGAACTCGCGCGAGCCGGCAGACAACGCGGGCGCTGGAGCACGTACCGCAACGCGGTCCCGGACTGGTTCCGGCAGTACCTGGACCTTGAGGGAGACGCTTCCGAGATCCGTTGGTACCAGCCGGAGGTGGTCCCCGGCATCCTCCAGATCGAGCCATACATCCGCGCCATGAACGCGACCGCCCATCCACGCCCAACGGCCGAGGACGCCGACCGGCAGGTCGCTGTTCGCCTGGAGCGGCAGGCGATCCTTCGGGAGCAGGACGGGCCCGATCTGAGCTTCATCCTCAGCGAGTCGGCACTCCGCCGAAGCATCGGCGACGGGGCAACCATGCAAAGCCAGCTGCTGCACCTGGCCGACGTCGGCGAGCAGCCAAACGTCTCGCTCCAGGTCTTCCCGTTCGACGTTCAGACCTACGAGACGGCGTCATTCAACTTCATCATCCTGAGGTTCGGCGACGACGCCGCGTCCGACGTGATCTACGTGGAGACCTTCACCGACGCCGATTACCTTGACCGACCCGACGCGGTGCGCGCCTACACTCGGCTATGGGACCGACTCCGGGCCGCCGCTCTCGGGCCGGTAGAGTCGCGCAAGCTCATCCTCCGGATGGTGGACGACATAGAGCGGCAGCAGATCTGAGAGAGCTGACCATGGACACCCCCGATCGCACGGTCTGGCGCAAGTCGAGCTACAGCGACAACAACGGCGGCGCCTGCGTCGAGGTCGCAGCAACGGATCGCAGCATCCTGGTCCGCGACAGCAAGGACCCTTCTGGCCCGGCGCTTTGCTTCGACCGTCGGTCGTGGTCCGCGTTCATGGCCCGCTTGAACCGATAGAGCATGACGCGACCGCGCTTGTACGGGCCTGGGGAACTGGCCGCCCTGTTCGGCGTGTCGAGGCAACGGGTGCTGCAGATCACCCGCCGTCCCGGCTTCCCCGAGCCCGTCGCCCGCCTGATCGGGACGACGATCTGGGACGCGGACGAGGTCGACGAGTGGGCGCGACACAACCGTCCGCCACGCCCTACCGACGGCGACGACGACCGCTGACAACCACCGTCAACGAAATGAGTTGAGGCCCTGCCCGTACCTGCCGGGACAGAGCCTCAACTACTACACCGAGATCCACTCGCATGACTTCGAGGGGCAGCCGGACGCAAGGCGCTGGCGGCCTCCTAGGTCACTTGCTCTTGGTCTCCTTGACCGTCGTCTTCGGGTGCGACTTGGGAAAAGCGGCGATCCGTTCCTGCAACAGATTGGTCGGAACTTCTCCCGGCTCACGAGCCCCGGGCGCGTCAACGCCCGGGGCTCGTTGCTTTGTCAGCTGCAGCCGCTGGTGCTGCCGCAGCCCTCGCAGACGTAGCAGCTACCGGCCGGGCGCATCTTCGTACCGCAGGTGAAGCAGAGCGGCGCGTCGGCGGCCTTGCCGATCACGGCCTCCAGCAGTTCGGTGCTGGAACCCACCGACGGCGCCGGCTTGGCGGCGGCGACGTCCGCGACCTCCTGCGCCGGCTGGGCGACCGGGCCGGTCTTCGGCTCCTCCGGCCTGATCTCGACCGGGGCGGAGGCGGCCATCGCGGTGAGGTCCGCACCGCTCGCCTCCGCCTCCGCCTCGGCCGCGAGCTGGGCGGCCCGCTCCTTCGCGGTGAAGATGCCCAGCTCCGCGCGGCGCTCGTACGGCAGGAAGTCCAGCGCCAGGCGACGGAAGATGTAGTCCATCACCGAGGCCGCCATGCGCACGTCCGGGTCGTCGGTCATGCCGGCCGGCTCGAAGCGCATGTTGGTGAACTTGCTGACGTACGTCTCCAGCGGGACGCCGTACTGGAGACCGATGGAGATGGCCACCGAGAAGGCGTCCATCACGCCGGCCAGGGTCGAGCCCTGCTTCGACATCTTGAGGAAGACCTCGCCGAGGCCGTCGTCCGGGTACGACGACGCGGTGAGGTAGCCCTCGGCGCCGCCGACCGAGAAGGAGATCGTCTCGGACGGGCGCTTCTTCGGCAGCCGCTTGCGCACCGGCCGGTACTCGACGACCTTCTCGACGACCGGCTGCACGGTCGCGGGGGTCTCCGGCGCGGCCGCCTTCTTCTTCGCCGCCGACAGCGGCTGGCCGACCTTGCAGTTGTCCCGGTAGATGGCCAGGGCCTTGAGGCCGAGCTTCCAGCCCTCGAAGTAGATCTTCTCGACGTCCTCGACGGTGGCCTGCTCCGGCATGTTGACCGTCTTGGAGATGGCGCCGGAGATGAACGGCTGGACGGCCGCCATCATCCGCACGTGGCCCATCGGGGCGATGGACCGCTCGCCCATCGCGCAGTCGAAGACCGGGTAGTGCTCCGGCTTGAGGCCGGGGGCGTCCACCACGTGGCCGTGGTCGGCGATGTGCTCGACGATCGCCTCGACCTGCTCCTCGGGGTAGCCGAGGCTGCGCAGGGCGCGCGGGACGGTCTGGTTGACGATCTGCATCGAGCCGCCGCCGACCAGCTTCTTGAACTTGACCAGCGCCAGGTCCGGCTCGACGCCGGTGGTGTCGCAGTCCATCATCAGGCCGATGGTGCCGGTGGGCGCCAGCACGCTGGCCTGCGAGTTCCGCCAGCCGTTCTTGTCGCCGACCTTGTTGCCGAGGGTCCACTGCCGGGTGGCCTCGCGCTGGATGGCGGTGGCCACGGTGCCGGCCGGCTTGATCTCGTCGTTGGCGGCGGCGTGCTTGCGCATGACCCGCTTGTGCGGCTCCGCGTTGCGGGCGTAGCCGTCGTACGCGCCGACGACACCGGCCAGCTCGGCGGAGCGGCGGTACGCGGTGCCGGTCATCAGCGAGGTGATCGCCGCGGCGACCGAGCGGCCCTGGTCCGAGTCGTACGGCAGACCGGAGGCCATGAGCAGCGCGCCGAGGTTCGCGTACCCGATGCCGAGCTGCCGGTACGCGCGGGTGGTCTCGCCGATCTTCTCGGTCGGGAAGTCGGCGAAGCAGATCGAGATGTCCATCGCGGTGATGACCAGCTCGACCGACTTGACGAACTTCTCCACCTCGAAGCCGCCGTCGGCGCGGAGGAACTTCATCAGGTTGAGCGAGGCCAGGTTGCACGAGGAGTTGTCCAGGTGCAGGTACTCCGAGCACGGGTTCGACGCGGTGATCCGCCCGGTCTCCGGGCAGGTGTGCCAGTCGTTGATGGTGTCGTCGTACTGGAGGCCCGGGTCGGCGCACTCCCACGCGGCCTGGGAGATCGTGCGGAACAGGTTCCGGGCGTCGATGGTGTCGATCACCGCGCCGTCGAGGCGGCCGCGCAGGTCGAAGGTGCCGCCGTTCTCGACCGCCGCCATGAACTCGTCGGACACCCGGACCGAGTTGTTGGCGTTCTGGTACTGCACGCTGACGATGTCGGCGCCGCCCAGGTCCATGTCGAAGCCGGCGTCGCGCAGCGCGCGGATCTTGTCCTCCTCGCGCGCCTTGGTGACCACGAACTCCTCGATGTCCGGGTGGTCCACGTCGAGGATGACCATCTTGGCCGCGCGCCGGGTGGCGCCGCCGGACTTGATGGTGCCGGCGGAGGCGTCGGCGCCGCGCATGAAGCTGACCGGGCCGGAGGCGGTGCCGCCGGAGGAGAGCAGCTCCCTCGACGAGCGGATCCGGGACAGGTTGACGCCGGAGCCGGAGCCGCCCTTGAAGATCAGCCCCTCCTCCTTGTACCAGTCCAGGATGGAGTCCATCGAGTCGTCGACGGCGAGGATGAAGCAGTTGTGGACCCGGAGGTTACCGGCCAGGAATTCGCCGCTCTCCGTCTGGATGTCGTAGACCTCCATCGTCCCAAGGGACTCGACGCGGTCGATCTCCAGCCGCTTCACGTCGTTGGCGGGACGGCCCGGCTTTGCGAAGCTCTGGTCGAGCTTGGCCATCTTCTCGGCGCCGACGAACCCGATGTGGGTGGCGAAGAGGTCCCGGTCGCCGTCGTTCTGGATCCGGACCGACCAGCAACCCTTACGGTCCGGGCGCGGGTCCGCCTTGTAGGCGACGCGGGAGAAGATCCCGAACCGCAGCAACAGGCTCTGCACGCCGCGGATCAGCTTCTCCGAGATCATGTCCACCGCGACGAGCGTCGACTGCTCACGCGCCGAGACGTAACCCTCGGCCTGGAAGATGCTGCGCAGGTACGCCGCAACGACCGGCAGCGGTGCGGTGAAGAGGCGCTCCGGCACCTCCATCTCAACGCCGCGGGTCAGCAGGTCCCACTTCTCCACGAACGGACGCAGATGCTCGCCGTAGAGGCGGGTACGCCGGCAGTCCAGCTCCTCGCTCTGCGTCGTCACCGTGCGCTCCTTGCGGTGCGCGCCGGGGAAGACCTCGTCGAGGGTGCCCGTCACCCACTCCAACTCGTCGTCGTTGACGGTCATCGCCTCGATCGTCAACGACCGGTTGCTGCCCTGGTTGTACTGGCCGACGAACCCGTCGGACTGAAGCCATCCGGCGAGCGCGGCCTCACGGATCTCCCGCAGGTCGAGCTCGCTCTCGCCGTAGGCGTACGTGCGGTGCCACTCGAGCTTGTCACCGGGCTTCAGGGTGCCGGCCTCGACCCACTGACCCGTGCCGGCGCCCGTGCTCTTCCAGACGACGTGGTCCGGCGTGACATCGAGCGTGTAGCCCGCCTTGGTGTGCAGCCGGAGGACCTCACGTACTCCGTTGGCCTTCACAGCCACGATCCGGGTCAACCCGTTCCCGTCGTACACCTTGGTCCCGACGGCGTTGTCCTCGACCAACTTGCCGATCGGTACCAGACCGCTCGGGGTGCTGACCAGCGAGTCGTACGGTAGGCACGCGCTGACCTGCTGCGGCGAGGGCGTGCCCACGTTGAACCACACCGGCGAGTTGAAGCTGAACACCTGGTGCAGCAGCATCCAGGTCAGCTCGTGGGCGAAGACCTCGGCGTCGGCGGGGCTGGCGAAGTAGCCGTACTCCTCACCGGCGGTGCGGTAGGTGGTGACGACCCGGTCGATCAGCTGCTTGAGCGACCACTCCCGCTCCGGAGTGCCCACCGCGCCCCGGAAGTACTTGGTGGTCACGATGTTGGCCGCGTTGACGCTCCACGCCTCCGGGAACTCCACGCCGCGCTGCTCGAAGTTGATCGAGCCGTCCCGCCAGTTCGTCATCACGACGTCCCGGCGCTCCCAGGTGACCTCGTCGTACGGGTGGACCCCCTCCGTCGTCCAGACCCGCTCGACCTTCAGTCCGGTGCCCGCCTTGCTTCGTGAACGGCTCGTTGTCACGCCGTCGCCCCCCTCGTCTGCGCGGTCACCCACCGCGCGTCCCAATCTCTCGAAAACTGTGAAGAATCAGCTGGTGCGGCCGGCGGCCTCGACCGCGTCGGCCCCGCCGCTCTCCCGGGCGCGGGCCGCGGCCCGCAACGTCTCGATCTCGCGTTCGAAGTCGGCGAGCGAGTCGAAGGACCGGTAGACGCTGGCGAACCGGAGGTAGGCGATCTCGTCCAGGTCCCGCAGCGGGCCCAGGATGGCCAGCCCCACCTCGTGGCTGGGGATCTCGGCGGCCCCCTTGGCCCGGACGGTCTCCTCGACCCGCTGCGCCAGCAGCGCGAGCGAGTCGTCGTCGACCGGGCGGCCCTGGCACGCCTTGCGCACCCCGCCGATGATCTTCGTACGACTGAACGGCTCGGTCACCCCGCTGCGCTTGACCACCGCGAGGACGGCCTCCTCGACCGTGGTGAACCGTTTGCCGCACTCCGGGCAGGATCGCCGCCGGCGGATCAACTGGCCGTCGTCGGCCTCCCGCGAGTCGACCACCCGGGAGTCGGGGTGCCGGCAGTACGGACACCGCATCGCCCGACCTCCTTCGTCGACCACGGGCCGCACCGCTCGACCTCCGGACACGCGTCGCCACGGCGGAGCCGTCCTCCGACGGTCTTCGCCGTGCTGGCGCTGGGAAGTGCGTTCGGTAGTCGAACCCAACCTGTAGGCGACTTACGCCCTTGTGACTACTACATCTAGGGGTCGACCGTATGCCGCCGACGATCTGAGGTCAAGTTGCCGGCGTGTCCGGCGCGTCACCCACGTCCGGGACCGCTCCCCTCTTCCCCGTCGCCCGGAAACCCAACCGCACGGGGGGCGCTCCGGTTATCGGCCGCCCGGTGGACCGACGCCGACGATCCGCCGAATTAGAACAGCCGTTCGACGCGACGTACCATTTATCAGAACACGAGTACGACCCGCGCGGATTTTCACCCCGACACGCCGAGCAACGTCGTACAGATGTTTGAAAATGACTGATCTCACCTATACGGTCATGAACGACGGACGCACGGCGGTTCTCCGCCATCGTCACCGCACCACCGCACGCACCACGAGCCGACGAGGCACCACAGCGCCGACCAGGGAGGACGGACGTGACCGAGGACCGGGCCAGCCGGCCGAAGAGCCCGCAGCAGATCACCGACGCGGGTGCGGCGGCCACGCGTCGCCGGGGCGCCGCGCGGAGCCGCACCGGCGCGCCCGCCGTACGCCCGGTCACCCCGGTGGTGAGCGCCTTCCCCGACCCCGCGACGGTCGACCTGACCGCCCGCCAGCGGCGGATCCTGGAGTTCATCCGCACCTGGGTCGAGCGGCACGGCTACCCGCCGAGCGTGCGGGAGATCGGCGAGGCGGTCGGCCTGGTGTCGCCGTCCAGCGTCGCCTACCAGCTCAAGGAGCTGGAGAAGAAGGGCTTCCTGCGCCGCGACCCCAACCGGCCGCGCGCGGTCGACGTCCGGGCCCCCAGCGACGTGATCGACGACGAGCTGGCCCGCTCGCAGCGCCCGACGCCGGCGTACGTGCCGATGCTCGGCCGGATCGCCGCCGGTGGCCCGATCCTCGCCGAGCAGGCCGTCGAGGACATCTTCCCGCTCCCCCGCGAGCTGGTGGGTGAGGGCGAGGTCTTCATGCTCCAGGTCAAGGGCGACTCGATGCTCGACGCCGCCATCTGCGACGGCGACTGGGTGGTGGTCCGGCAGCAGCCCACCGCCGACTCCGGTGACATCGTCGCGGCCATGCTCGACGGCGAGGCGACCGTGAAGACCTACCGGCGCCGCGACGGGCACGTCTGGCTGATGCCGCAGAACCCGGCCTTCGACCCGATCCCGGGCGACGACGCCACGATCATGGGCCGGGTCGTCGCCGTCCTGCGCCGCATCTGACGTCGGTCCCTCACGGGGAGCCCGACGGTCCGGGCCGTCGGGCGACCGGCGGGGGACGCCGGACCGGCGGCGGAGGACGCCGTCGCGGTGGTAGCTGTGGCCTAGTAGCGGTCGCCGTGGTAGCCGTGCCCGCCGCCGGGCACCTGCCCATACGGGCCGCCCCAGCTCTCGTCGGGGCCGTCCTCGCGACGCCGTCCGGCGCGCGGGTCGGGCCCGCCGCCACCGCGCCGGGGAGGTTCCGCCGGACCGCCGCCGTAGACGGCACCACCCGGGCCGCCGCCGTAGACCCCACCTCGGCCACCGCCGGCCGGACGGCCACCGCTGGGGGGCGGGCTGGCGGGCGGGCGACCACCGCCGGCCCCGGGTGGGTTGCCACCGCCGCCGTAGACGCCTCCGCCGGACGGGCGACCGCCGTAGACGGCACCGTCGGCGCCACCTGGGGGGCGACCCCCGCCGTACACGCCGCTGCCGGCCGGGGCGACACCCGGTCGACCCGCCTCCCGGCCGCGCCCCGCCCCGCCGGCCGCGCCGTACACACTCCCGCCGGCGGCGCCGCCGTAGACCCCGCCCCGCGACCGGTCGTCCGCGGCCGGGAAACCCTCGGCCGGGCCGCCGTCGTCGGTGCGCTCGTCGTCGTCCGGGCCCGCGACGGGGTTGCGACGGGCGCGCAGGATGCCGAACACTCCGGCGCCGACCATCGCCACACCGATCAGGCCCACCGCGCCGACCAGGTACATGATGTCCTGCAACGACAGGCTGTCGAACCACGACGCCTCGGCCGCCTTCTTCGGCTCGGCCGCGGCCGCGACCGGCTTGGCGCCCTGGGTCGACGGCTTGTACGCGAGGATGTCGACGGTCTCGCCCTCCTCCAGCTGCCCGCCCTCGGAGACGGTGAGGAAGGACTTGCCGTCGGGGCTGTACGAGATGGCCTCGCCGAACGGGTCGGCGAGCGGTGTCACCCGGGGCTCGGTGGTGGTGAGCGCCTTGACCACGTCACCGCCGGCGACGTCGTACTCGAAGGCGTCCGCGTACGTGCGCAGCACCACCCGGGAGCCGTCCGGGGAGCGGGCCGCGCCGGTGATCGCCGTCCGGCCGAGCACCCCGAGCCGGTTGTCAGTCTCCGTCTTGGGCAGCTCGACGTCGCCGACCTTCTTCATCGGCACCGGCGCGGTGTCGCCGCTGCGCAGCTCCCCGTCCGGGGTGAATATCTCGGCCTTACCGGAGGTGACCTTGGTGATGATCAGCGGGTTGCCGTCGTCGCCGATGACCAGCGCCTCGGCGTCACGCGGCTTGCCGTCCGGGTACGCCAGGCGGTGCAGCGTCGCCGGCTTGCCGCCGCCGACGGGCAGGGTCCACACCGCCACGCGCTCGCGGCGCTGCCGGCTGGTCACGTTGTCGCCGGTGTCGGCGACCCAGAGCGTCCGGCCGT
This region includes:
- a CDS encoding helix-turn-helix transcriptional regulator, which gives rise to MVNPTIQRRRLGLALKRAREEAGKTQDDAAAVIDAAASKVSRLELGQSGIKLTDLNVLLDLYGVVGEEAETLRELARAGRQRGRWSTYRNAVPDWFRQYLDLEGDASEIRWYQPEVVPGILQIEPYIRAMNATAHPRPTAEDADRQVAVRLERQAILREQDGPDLSFILSESALRRSIGDGATMQSQLLHLADVGEQPNVSLQVFPFDVQTYETASFNFIILRFGDDAASDVIYVETFTDADYLDRPDAVRAYTRLWDRLRAAALGPVESRKLILRMVDDIERQQI
- a CDS encoding DUF397 domain-containing protein, which codes for MDTPDRTVWRKSSYSDNNGGACVEVAATDRSILVRDSKDPSGPALCFDRRSWSAFMARLNR
- a CDS encoding AlpA family transcriptional regulator — translated: MTRPRLYGPGELAALFGVSRQRVLQITRRPGFPEPVARLIGTTIWDADEVDEWARHNRPPRPTDGDDDR
- the nrdR gene encoding transcriptional regulator NrdR produces the protein MRCPYCRHPDSRVVDSREADDGQLIRRRRSCPECGKRFTTVEEAVLAVVKRSGVTEPFSRTKIIGGVRKACQGRPVDDDSLALLAQRVEETVRAKGAAEIPSHEVGLAILGPLRDLDEIAYLRFASVYRSFDSLADFEREIETLRAAARARESGGADAVEAAGRTS
- the lexA gene encoding transcriptional repressor LexA, producing the protein MTEDRASRPKSPQQITDAGAAATRRRGAARSRTGAPAVRPVTPVVSAFPDPATVDLTARQRRILEFIRTWVERHGYPPSVREIGEAVGLVSPSSVAYQLKELEKKGFLRRDPNRPRAVDVRAPSDVIDDELARSQRPTPAYVPMLGRIAAGGPILAEQAVEDIFPLPRELVGEGEVFMLQVKGDSMLDAAICDGDWVVVRQQPTADSGDIVAAMLDGEATVKTYRRRDGHVWLMPQNPAFDPIPGDDATIMGRVVAVLRRI